One Chroicocephalus ridibundus chromosome 10, bChrRid1.1, whole genome shotgun sequence DNA window includes the following coding sequences:
- the TAMM41 gene encoding phosphatidate cytidylyltransferase, mitochondrial, with protein sequence MALPALSSSGVKFRRVLAHFPQELSLAFAYGSGVFRQAGASAGPGENNMLDFVFAVDDSVTWHMMNLLKNRSHYSFLKVFGPKQISSVQSYGAGIYYNTLVPCNGRMIKYGVISTDTLIDDLLHWKTLYVAGRLQKPVKILTQNENSKLQAALVSNLKSAVTAAFLMLPESFSEEDLYMQIAGLSYSGDFRMVIGEDRSKVQNIVKPNVPHFQKLYSNILQDCPQVVYKHHLGRLEIDKSPEGQFTQLMALPRTLQQKITSLVDPPGKNRDVEEILLQVAHDPDCGFVVHQGISGIVRSSSIVQSAKTILTAGAKKSITYSMKKLYKMTKGWLRKTS encoded by the exons ATGGCGCTGCCGGCGCTGTCGAGCTCGGGGGTGAAGTTCCGGCGGGTCCTGGCGCATTTCCCTCAGGAGCTCAGCTTGGCCTTCGCCTATGGGTCCGGGGTGTTCCGGCAGGCGGGGGcctcggccgggccgggcgag AACAATATGCTGGACTTCGTGTTTGCTGTTGATGATTCTGTGACCTGGCATATGATGAACTTGTTAAAGAACAGGAGTCATTATTCCTTCCTAAAAGTTTTTGGGCCAAAACAGATAAGTAGTGTACAGAGCTATGGAGCAGGGATTTACTACAATACTTTAGTGCCATGTAATGGTAGG atgATAAAATATGGTGTAATTAGCACTGATACCCTGATTGACGATTTACTTCACTGGAAAACCCTCTATGTTGCTGGGCGCCTACAAAAACCG GTGAAAATACTGACCCAGAATGAGAACAGCAAGCTGCAGGCTGCACTAGTTAGCAACCTGAAGAGTGCAGTCACCGCAGCCTTTCTCATGTTACCAGAAAGTTTCTCTGAAGAAGACCTCTATATGCAGATTGCAGGACTCTCCTATTCTG GTGATTTCAGAATGGTAATAGGAGAAGACAGATCGAAAGTGCAGAACATAGTGAAACCTAATGTTCCCCATTTTCAGAAGCTGTACAGTAACATATTACAGGACTGCCCTCAAGTGGTATATAAGCACCATCTGGGAAGGCTAGAG ATTGACAAAAGTCCAGAAGGTCAGTTTACACAACTAATGGCTTTACCAAGGACTCTGCAACAAAAGATAACTTCCCTGGTAGACCCTCCTGGGAAGAACAGAGATGTGGAAGAAATTTTACTGCAAGTTGCCCATGACCCTGACTGCGGATTTGTGGTGCATCAAG GCATTTCAGGAATTGTGAGATCTTCCAGTATAGTGCAGAGTGCTAAAACCATACTAACAGCTG